In Pseudomonas sp. PDNC002, the DNA window TTGCCGGGCCAGGCGCTGCAGACGGTCCAGGTGGGCCAGGCACGCAAGGATGTGCTGCGTGCTGTGGTAGTGCCGGTCGCTGCCGCCGTAAAGGCGCTCCAGCTCGGCGAAACTGCCCGGCGGCGGGGCGCCGCCGAGCTGTTGCCAGAGCGATTCCCAGCGCAATGGGTCGAGTGCGCGCATCGATGCTCCACGAAGGGGAAGGTTGCCCGGCAGCCTAGCAGGCCGGTCGGGCAATGACTGCCCCCGCAGTCGTCAATCCAGCCCGCTGACGTCCAGCTCCTTGGGATACTCGACGCTGAACTTGAAGGTCGTGCTGCGCTTCTCGCCGGGTTTCAGCTGCCAGTCCCACAGCAGCTTGCCGTCGTCTTCGCGCTTGGCCTCCTGGCCTTCGGGCTCCAGCAGGGCCACCTTGATCTGCTCGTTGCGCGAGACCGGAAGCTGGTCCTTGAACTGCAGGTGCTGCTCGGTCTTGTGGTTGTTCTGCGCGTCGATGCGGAACTCGTAGGTGATGCGCTTGCGGCCGCCGGTGAGGCCGGTGTAGTCGGTGTAACGGTTGACCAGCTTGCGCTTGATCGACATGGCCTCGTCGCCGCCCAGCGCCAGCTCGAAGGTCTCGCCCGGCATCACCGTGCGCAGCTGGCCGCTGGCGACGAAGGTGTTGCCCAGGTAGGTGTTGAGCGTGCCGGGCAGCAGCGGATAGTCGCTGGCGTTGCGGGTGTCGGCCTGCAGGTAGGCGGCTTCGCGTAGCGATGGCGTGGCCAGGTAGCGGAAGGTTGCCGGCAGCTTGAACTGGGCGATGGAAACCTTCTGCGAGCTGCCATCGCTGTTGAGCGTGGCGCGCGCCGGGATGTGGAAGGACGCGCTGGTCATGGCGCCGCTCACGTCGGCGACGGCAACGGGCATTTCCGTCATGGCGTCGACCAGTGCTTCGTCCTTCATCTCGAAGTTCTGCACCTTCTTGGCTTCCATTGCCATCATCGGTGCGGCGGGCGCGGGCATGGCGCTGGAGTCAAGCATCTTGCGGCGGTCCATGGCGGTATCCACGATCCATGGCGACAGGGCCGGCACGGCGCTGCCCAGATTGGGCCGCGCGGTGGACAGGGTGAGGTCGACGTCGGTCCAGTCCTCGCCGCTGCTCTGCCGG includes these proteins:
- a CDS encoding mucoidy inhibitor MuiA family protein translates to MPFRLHPLILAMAGALASTPLLAAPQVADSRISAVTVYTDRAIVTRTATLQLPAGQHEIAVEQLPLRIDDNSLQASLSASAAATLLDVSSAPQVSPPSQDNRLQLLDAQLRDIERQEREISDRGSVLENQKQFLADIQASSTKPGKNQTLPSIDELKNLLQMSEGNLGRILDEQRKLDQQGEELQQRKQELGNQRSHLAGDGTHYKRAILRVALEKPAQVRLQLSYTLYDASWRPAYDARLRDGEDKIEMTYQGIVRQSSGEDWTDVDLTLSTARPNLGSAVPALSPWIVDTAMDRRKMLDSSAMPAPAAPMMAMEAKKVQNFEMKDEALVDAMTEMPVAVADVSGAMTSASFHIPARATLNSDGSSQKVSIAQFKLPATFRYLATPSLREAAYLQADTRNASDYPLLPGTLNTYLGNTFVASGQLRTVMPGETFELALGGDEAMSIKRKLVNRYTDYTGLTGGRKRITYEFRIDAQNNHKTEQHLQFKDQLPVSRNEQIKVALLEPEGQEAKREDDGKLLWDWQLKPGEKRSTTFKFSVEYPKELDVSGLD